In one window of Bacteroidota bacterium DNA:
- a CDS encoding DUF4403 family protein has translation MMKKHYFNLLAAISFPWFLCSCGVTLKTESPAVTPLKEDLPATESYMNIPVRINLQDLANTANSKVPFQLYKQNGINAASNVKVNLEVKRRGRISITTTNGNINTSIPIHIQGEAFVSVKACSICPKIGRTQPFSTDLTVMTSTKLGIDSHWNIKTHTNADFTLDKAPCINVFGIPVCFESLTREKLKEQLPRINAMINERIDNAYNLKSNAEKYWAQLSQPVQVLNNPVNVWAVFQPTGFNFAPPASDNINNMVLNLGLKTKVRTVVGDKPNATSHGTLPPIQNTQAKDNHFEINVPVAVQLNEIKKIVKQEVVGKTFNIPNSKRNVLVRDMDIIGSNKTLIVKLNIKSKKTKGDVYILADPVFDNKTKTLSVENLKFDSKTNNVIANKAAWLAGNVFIKSIEKKITYNLSKDIDKMRVQAEQSINSLHLSEMVALNAKIQGFDIQSISFDSGNAYLNTRIEGEMNVLVK, from the coding sequence GTTCATGTGGAGTAACTTTGAAAACAGAAAGCCCGGCAGTGACTCCGTTAAAAGAAGATTTACCGGCAACTGAGTCATACATGAATATTCCTGTGCGGATTAATTTACAAGACCTGGCCAACACGGCCAATTCGAAAGTACCTTTTCAACTGTACAAACAAAACGGAATTAATGCCGCCTCAAATGTAAAAGTCAACCTGGAGGTAAAACGCAGAGGGCGGATTTCAATTACCACTACAAACGGGAATATCAATACATCAATTCCCATTCACATCCAGGGCGAAGCATTTGTTTCAGTAAAAGCCTGCAGTATATGCCCGAAAATCGGAAGGACCCAGCCATTCAGCACAGATCTTACCGTAATGACTTCAACAAAATTAGGAATTGACAGCCATTGGAATATTAAAACCCACACCAATGCCGACTTTACCCTTGATAAAGCGCCCTGCATCAATGTTTTTGGAATTCCTGTCTGTTTTGAATCCCTCACCCGGGAGAAATTAAAGGAACAACTTCCAAGGATCAATGCGATGATTAATGAAAGAATTGACAACGCCTACAATCTGAAAAGTAACGCTGAAAAATATTGGGCCCAGTTGAGCCAGCCCGTTCAGGTTTTAAATAATCCGGTCAATGTATGGGCAGTATTTCAGCCTACAGGATTCAACTTTGCCCCTCCTGCATCAGATAACATAAACAACATGGTGCTCAATCTCGGACTGAAGACGAAGGTAAGAACAGTTGTTGGTGACAAGCCGAATGCAACCAGCCACGGCACATTGCCACCCATCCAAAACACCCAGGCCAAAGACAATCACTTTGAAATTAATGTTCCTGTGGCCGTTCAACTCAACGAAATTAAAAAAATCGTAAAACAGGAAGTAGTGGGAAAAACTTTCAATATTCCCAATTCAAAAAGGAATGTACTGGTCCGCGATATGGATATAATCGGTTCCAACAAGACATTAATCGTCAAACTGAACATAAAATCTAAAAAGACAAAAGGTGATGTGTATATTCTTGCAGATCCCGTATTTGATAATAAAACGAAAACATTAAGCGTGGAGAATCTCAAATTCGACAGCAAGACCAATAATGTGATTGCCAATAAGGCAGCCTGGCTTGCCGGTAATGTTTTCATCAAATCCATTGAAAAGAAAATCACTTACAACCTTTCCAAGGACATAGATAAAATGCGTGTTCAGGCCGAACAAAGTATAAATTCCCTTCATTTAAGTGAAATGGTTGCTTTAAATGCAAAAATCCAGGGATTTGATATTCAAAGCATCTCTTTCGATTCAGGAAATGCCTATTTGAACACAAGGATTGAAGGAGAAATGAATGTGTTGGTAAAATAA
- a CDS encoding T9SS type A sorting domain-containing protein, with protein sequence MKLCRKILYSIAFVVIFAFYYTTGFSQLIRPVSFSGQKDLFANIAKVEMKSVHISKSLLNLNPQVKNPYSLRCYPNPLADQATIEFELFRQEIVSLKVYNILGKEVAILYDGVAKIGKQRIFFDARDLSKGIYFIRLKTSETVESQKLIVNK encoded by the coding sequence ATGAAGTTATGCAGAAAGATATTATATTCTATTGCCTTCGTTGTTATTTTTGCTTTTTACTATACAACAGGTTTTAGTCAGTTGATAAGACCTGTCTCTTTTTCCGGTCAGAAAGATTTATTTGCTAATATTGCCAAAGTTGAAATGAAGTCCGTCCATATTAGTAAATCCCTTTTAAATTTAAATCCTCAAGTTAAAAATCCATATTCCCTCAGATGTTACCCTAATCCTTTGGCCGATCAGGCTACCATTGAATTTGAATTATTCAGGCAGGAAATTGTTTCTTTGAAAGTTTATAATATTTTGGGAAAAGAAGTGGCCATACTTTATGATGGAGTAGCTAAAATCGGCAAACAAAGAATATTTTTTGATGCCAGAGATTTGTCAAAGGGGATTTATTTCATCCGCTTAAAAACTTCTGAAACCGTAGAAAGTCAAAAATTAATTGTCAATAAATAA